The nucleotide sequence TGATGATACCAACCATACCTACGACTAAAGAACTGTTGGACAAGGGATTTAGTCGAGGAAAAAAACAAGCTGACTTATTGAGAGGTCAAAAGATACCTAAACACTTGAAAGGTAAAAGAATTGAAGAGAGAAGAGTTGTTACTTCCTGTCAGGTTATTAAAGATAAACTAAAATCAATACTGGATTCAGTTCCTGAAATTGAAAGCCTTCATCCCTTTTATCAGGACTACATTGACATTACCGTAGGAGTGGATGATATGAAACAGGCTCTTGGAGGACTTAACTGGGCTTATGGAATTATCACCCAACTTGAAAAAGAATACGGTGCTAAAATCAGGAAAAATCCTTCTGAAAGAGCAACTTCAATTCAAAAGGAAGCTTACGGTAGAATCGCTTCAGTTGTAGGTAAAATTGAAAAGAATCTGGACTTTTTAGATTTTGCAAAACAGAATTTAAGAAACATGCCTACAATTGATTTTGATGCAACAACCATTGTAATAGCCGGTTTTCCGAATGTGGGCAAATCCACACTTCTAAGACAGATTACAGGTGCTGACCCTCAGGTTGCAAACTATCCGTTTACCACAAAAGGTATTCAGATTGGACATACCGAGATGCACTGGAGAAGCATACAGATTATCGACACACCTGGGCTTCTCGACAGGCCGGTTCTCGAAATGAATGACATTGAGATGAACGCTATTGTTGCACTTGAACATTTGGCTGATGCAATCTTATTTATATTTGATGCATCCGAGACCTGCGGTTTCCATCTGGACAACCAGTATAACCTGTTAAAGCAGATTGAAAAGATTTTCTCTGAAATTCCGGTATATTACCTTTTCAACAAAATGGATCTGGTTGAGGATTCAGAGTATCTCAATGAATATATTGACAATGAAGAAAACTCAATTTTCATCTCTGCAATTGAAGGTGAAGGAATTGATGAAATCAACAAGGTCATACGTACTATAAAGAAAATTGACCGCACAGTTGATGAAGAAGATGATGATGAATATTACTGATTAAATTCAGAAACTTTTGTATGCGGTTGAAAAATCGCATGCTTTCAACATCATTCAATTTTA is from Methanobrevibacter sp. and encodes:
- a CDS encoding NOG1 family protein encodes the protein MMIPTIPTTKELLDKGFSRGKKQADLLRGQKIPKHLKGKRIEERRVVTSCQVIKDKLKSILDSVPEIESLHPFYQDYIDITVGVDDMKQALGGLNWAYGIITQLEKEYGAKIRKNPSERATSIQKEAYGRIASVVGKIEKNLDFLDFAKQNLRNMPTIDFDATTIVIAGFPNVGKSTLLRQITGADPQVANYPFTTKGIQIGHTEMHWRSIQIIDTPGLLDRPVLEMNDIEMNAIVALEHLADAILFIFDASETCGFHLDNQYNLLKQIEKIFSEIPVYYLFNKMDLVEDSEYLNEYIDNEENSIFISAIEGEGIDEINKVIRTIKKIDRTVDEEDDDEYY